Part of the Pseudodesulfovibrio hydrargyri genome is shown below.
TAAGGCAACCAAGGAAGGACAATGCGACGCATCCTCACCGCTCTGGCCCTGGCCCTGGCCATTGCCCTGGCCGCGATTCCGGCCCCGGCCTCCGACTATGCGGACATGGACATCTGCCTCGGCAAGCAGGTTCTGGGGCGCATCCTGTGCAAGGACCCCCAGGAGATCAACTACGTGACCAAGGTTAGGGACAACATCTACCTGTTCTCCGTGTTCTACGCCAAGCAGGAGGCCCGGTTCGTGGTCGGCATCTCGGGCGACAAGATCCGCGTCCAGGGCCGGGAATTCCTCAAGCTCACCCGGACCATTCCCTACGCTTTCGACAAGACCAGCAAATGCGCAGTGGTCGAATACTCCTCCTCGGAGTGCACCCGCACCGATCCCATCGTCTGCTGCACGGAAAAGACCGAAGAGGACGTCAAGGAACAGAACTTCTGGGATCGCCCCATTCCCGACCTGCTCGAGGAGGACCTCCAAAAGGCGCTGGAGGTCCTGCCCCCGGAAGATCAGCCCGTCCAGAACGGGGAGAACGGACAGGGAACTCCTGCCGCGCCTCCGGCCCAATAGTTCAAGCCCAACGGCAAACGAAAGCCCCTGCATGAATGCGGGGGCTTTTTTCGCACCCCTCACCCGCGAAGCTGCACAAAAAGTTTAGGAGGAAAAGGAGGATGGGAGTCCGGGGGAAGGGGGAGGCGTCCTACACCTTTCGCAGCCAGAGCAGGAGGGCGATGAAGGCGACGGCGGGGTAGAGGGGCCACCAGATTCTGTAGACGATGCAGGACGCGGCCACGCCGGCGAGGATCAGGACGTAGGCCCAGGCCTCGAGCATGCGCTTGAGGGAGCGCATGAGGTCGCCGGGCACGCCGTGGTGGCGGAAGGGCTCCAGGGGCGCGTCGGTTCGGGCTCCGTTGTCCGGGGCGGCGCGGCGGGAGGATTGGAGCTTGTTGCCGCATTTGGGACAGGCCAGGGTGTCGTCGGAGCTCTTGGTTCCGCATTTGGTGCAGGTGATCACAGGAAGGTTATGGCCGCCGGGAAGGAGAAAGGTCAAGAGGCGGCGCGGCCCTTCCATCCCGGCGCGGTTGGTGATAATGCTTTTGCAGAAAAGCCGGAGACGGCGTAGCATGGCGCAACTCCCAAGCGCCATTGAGGATAATCGACCCATGAGCGAAGCACCCGCCCGAGACAAAACGCGACCGGACAAGGAAGCGCGCCTTGCCGCCTACCAGAAGAAGCTCCGCGCCCTGAAGGAGCGCGCCTCCCTGCGCGAGGTCACGGAGCGCGAGATGCTGCTGGACATCCTGGAGAACAACAGCCAGGCCATCAACGAGTATCCCATGCTCGAGGCGCAGCGCAGCAGCGTCATGGAACTGTTGTGCGGCCGGGTGGGCCATCCCGGGTACGAATTCATCCATGAACGGGTGGGGCGGTTCATCGTCCTGCTGGCCCATTTCGACAAGGCGGTCAAGACCGGGGATGCGGCACGGCGCGAGGAGTTGGAGGCGACCCTGCTCAACGCCGAGGCCGTGCTGGTCAAGTGCGCACAGGGCGTGGTCTACGCCATGGCCCTGGTAACGGACAACTTCGAGGAGTTGGTCCTGCGCTATTTCGGCAAGCAGAGCCTGGAACAGTACAGCGGGCTGATCGAGAAGCACGAGCTCGACCAGGGGTTCTGGAACGCCTTTGTGGAGGAGTTCATCGCCAGCCGGGTGGTCGAGGCCCACCGGGAGATTCTGGAGGGCGAGAAGTACGAGATCGCCAAGGAGCGCACCTTCCTGGTCATCCGTTTCCTGTTCGACGACATTCTGTCCAAGCTCAACCCCACGGATCAGGAGATATCCAAGACCCGCATCCAGAACAGCTTCATCGCAGCCCGCGAGGACCCCGGGATCAGGGAGCGGGCCAAATTGATCCAGGCCATGCTGGTCAAGGGGCTGAAGGGCTTGTCGCAGTTCGACAAGCTCTCGGCGGGCGAGCTGCTGCACGCGGCGCGCGTGGCCTGTATGGACAACGTGGCCGAGGAGTTCGAGACCCAGTACAGGGCTCGGTTGGCCGAGGCCGAGGCGGTACGCAAGGGCGAAGCCGACAAGAAGGAACCCGAGGAACGGCAGAGGGAGCAGGCCTGGTTCAAGTTCGTGCAGGACCAGCTGGTGGCCCTTGGGCTGGGCGCGTCCATCGCCATCGGCGTGACCGGCGACCATTTCTACAAGGCGCTGGAGGCCGTGGTCCCGGACCAGATCGACGGCATCCTGCCGCTGAAGAAGGATTTCAGCCTGCCGGTGCTAGAAAAGATCCTCTTCTTCCTGCTGGAGAACCACTTCATCCAGATTCTCAAGGAGTGCGGGCGCGAGGAGGGCGGCAAGATCCAGGTGCGCAGCGGCCGCGCCCGGCGCGTGCCGGCCCCGGCCGTGAACGAGCTGCGCGGCATGTCCAAGATCCGCAAGAAACAGCTGTTCGGCAACGACGTGACCCGGGAGGACACCCTGCTGTTCAAGCCCAAGACCGCCAAGCAGCTGGGCGAGGCCATGTCCATGCTCTCGCTCGAACCCGCGTTGCAGCAGGGGCTGGCCGAATTGTGGAAGCGGGCCGTGTTCCGGGTGGACATCATGGTCCTGATCAACTTGGAGCTGGTGGCCCGGACCACCACCAACCTGACGGTCAGGCTGACCGAAATCCTGGAAAAATACGGCGTCAAGAGAAACGGGTGAGCGGCGCACTGACCGCCTTGACGAAGCCGTCCACCAGCGGGTGCGGACAGGATCGGGTGGAACGCGCCTGAGGCACGAACAGGGTGGCGATGAAGAATCGGTGCGCCGGTATCTCCACGACCCTGATTTCCCCCTCGGCGTCCGAACCGCTGACCCGGATGGGCGCTTTCTTCAATTCCTCGACATACGCGGGGTTGACGCCGAAGTTGCAGTAATAGCGTTCGGTCGTCCGCGTGCTTCCGTACAGGGCCGCCGCCCGTGACCCCTGGGTGAGGGAAAGGGCCATTTCCCTTCCGGCCAGGGAACAGGCCAACTCGGAGATGAACAGGTCGCTGGCGTAGGGATCATACTCCGCGTGTTCCGCTTCCTTGAAGCCCAGCATGTTTCGGGCGATTTCCAGGATGACGTGCTGGAATCCGCCGCAGGTCCCCAGCAGCGGGACGTCGTTTTCCCGGGCATACCGGATGACCTCAAGGGTTTTCCGCATGTTCCTGTAGGGGCTGCCGGGACCGATCCAGAGCCCCTGGTACTCGCTGTACAGTTCGGGGCCGAGGTCTTCGGTCGATATCCAGTCTCCTTTTATTTCGAGCCCGGCACCGTCGGCGGAGTGGCGCAGGGCCCGCTCCGTGGCGACGTGGGGTTCGAAGGACGGGTCGTATTCGGCGATCAAGGCGACTTTTTTCATATGGTCTCCCATGGTGTTGTCGACGGGGCCGCTGTCGGCCCGATTGTGCTCCCACTGTATTTGGCGTATGCAGCCGAGTAAATGCAGCAGTACTAAACCGTGGGTTAAGTGAAACCGATGCTTCCCGATCTCAACAGGCTCAAAGTCTTTCATTTCATATTCACGGAGAAAAGCGTGGCCGGGGCGGCGCGGAAGCTGCACGTCTCGCCTTCGGCCGTAAGCCAGGCCCTGAACAAGCTGGAAGGGGAAATGGACGTGGTCCTGTTCACGCGTTCGCCGAGCGCGCTGGTGCCCACCTATGCGGGCGAACAGCTCGCCCGCATGATCGGGCCCTTTCTCCGCGATCTCGACACGGGGGTCGCCCGTCTGCAGCAGGCCCGGCAGGTCCCTTCGGGGATGCTCCGGATCGGCTCGCCCATCGAATTCGGAAACGCCTATCTGCCCGCGATTATGGCCGGTTTCAGGGAATCCTACCCCGAGGTGACCTTTACCCTCAAACTCGCCGACACGGCGGAACTCCTGTCGATGGTCCGCAATGGCGTCGTGGACTTCGGCCTGGTGGACGATTTCTTTCTCCGGGATCGGCTGGAAGGAGGGATGGGACCCTGCGCCGCTGAACCGCTGATAGACGAAGAGGTCGTCCTGGCCTGTTCAAGGGAATATTATGAAAAGGCCATCGCGGGCGACCATTCGTTCGCTCACCTGGCGGGGCGGGAATTCGTCGCCTACCGGGAATCCTCGTTGACCCTGGCGGGCTGGTTTCTCCACCATTTCGGAAAACCGTGCGCCGGGCTGAACCGCGTGCTGTTCGCCGACAGCCATCAGGCGATCATCTCCGGGATACGGGCCCATCTGGGGCTGGGAGTGATCGCTTCGCATCTTGTGAGGAAGGAGTTGGCGGCGGGGAGCATCGTCCCGATCAGGACCGGGGCACGCGAAATAGTCAACACCATCTCCCTGGCGCAGCTGCTCGACAAGATTCCCAACCTGACGGAACGGACCTTTCTCGGCTATTTGCGGAACGACGTGTTCGGGCCCGATGGATTACTGGACTTTTCGGGTGCCGCCTAGCCCGGCGTGGCTGGATCAGCGGCGGAAGACGATGGTCTTGTTGCCGTCCACGATGACCCGGTCCTCCAGGTGCCACTTCACGGCCCGGGCCAGGACGTGGCGTTCGATGTCGCCGCCGAGCCGCTTCAGGTCGTCCACGTCGTGGCTGTGGGTCACGCGGATGACGTCCTGCTCGATGATCGGGCCCTCGTCCAGTTTCTCGGTGACGTAGTGGGCCGTGGCCCCGATGAGCTTGACGCCGCGTTCGTGCGCCCTGCGGTACGGGTCCGCGCCCACGAAGGCGGGCAGGAACGAGTGGTGGATGTTGATGATCCGGTTGGCGAAGCGCTTGACGAAATCCGAGGTCAGAATCTGCATGTACCGGGCCAGCACGATGAGGTCGGCCTGGCCGTCCATGAGCTCGATCATGGCGTCCTCGGCCGAGACCTTGTCGCGCAGGGACGGGCCCACGGGCACGTGGTGGAAGGGCACGTCGAAATTCTCCACCTCGCGGCGCAGGGTCGGGTGGTTGGAGATGACCATGGCCACCTCGGTCTCCAGGTCGCCGCGCTTCCAGCGCCAGAGCAGCTCCATCAGGGCGTGGTCCACCTTGGAGCAGAGGATGACCATCTTCTTGGGCACCCAGACCGGGTTCAGGGACCAGTCCATGACAAAGCCGTTGGTGACCTCCTCGGCGAACTCGCGGCGCAGTTCGTCCAGGCCGTCCATGTCCAGGCCGGGCAGGAAGAACTCGTTGCGCATGAAGAACCGGCCGCCCTCGGGGTCGGTGGAGTGCTGGTCCGAGTGGATGATGTTGGCGTTCTTGCGGTGCAGGTAGCCGGAGACCGCGGCGACGATGCCGGGCTGGTCCGGGCAGGTGATCAGCAGCCTGACGGTGCTTTCCTTGGATTCGGTCATGGTCTTGATTGCCTTTGCTGGAAAAAGTTCGGTCCGGCCGGGGCCGGGCGCAAGGTTGCGCTGTACCCCAATTGACGCCCGAATAAAAGCCTTTTCCTCGCCCGCCGCCCGATAGGGGTTGGCAAGGACCGGTTTCGGCAGTATAGGCAGGGCTGGCAATTTTTGACGACAACCACAGATGAGGAACGCATGTCTGAATCCGCTTTGCAGAAAGTGATGGATCACGCCTCGGCCGGGCTGGCCGCGCGCAAGGCCTTTTTCGACACCAAGGCGGAGCTGGTGGTCGAGATCGCCCGTGCCATGGCCGTGTGCCTGGCCGGGGGCGGCAAGGTCATGTTCTGCGGCAACGGCGGGTCCGCCGCCGACAGCCAGCACCTGGCCGCCGAATTCACCAACCGGTTCCGCATGGAGCGTCCGCCCCTGCCGGGGCTGGCCCTGACCACCGACACCTCGGCCCTGACCGCCATCGGCAACGACTACAGCTTCGACGAGGTCTTTTCCAAACAGCTCCTCGCCCTGGGACGGCCCGGCGACATCCTGGTGGGCTTCTCCACCTCGGGCACCAGCACCAACATCATTCGGGCCATGCGCGAGGCCAAGCGCAACGACATCGTCACCGTGGGCATGACCGGCCAGAGCGGCGCGGAGATGGCCTCCGTGTCCGACTTCCTGGTCACCGTGCCCTCGGGCGACACCGCCGTCATCCAGGAGATCCACATCGCGGCCGGACACATGTTCTGCCACCTGGTGGACCACTTCCTGTTCGAGGCCGTGGCCGAACTGACCCCTTACCTGCCGGAACCCCGGGGATAGGCCCGGAATACATATTGATGAAAACCCTCCCCGCGATCTTCGCGGGGCTTTCTCAGGCGTGAGAGGATGGCCCCGACCGAGTCGGGGCCATTTTTTTGGGGCGGGCGGATGGATTTCACGGTGGGCCGTGCCTATGCCGCACCGAAGAACGGCTGGGCGATGAAGTAGAGCCCGAGAAGGGCGATCAGCCCGCCTGCCAGACGGCGAAAGACCATCCCGCCGCGCTGCCAGGCCGAATTGGCGAGCAGCTTCTTGACCATGGCGGTCGAGCCGCCGGCCACGGCGATGGGGATGCAGTGCCCGGTAGCGAAGAGGAGGATGAAGACGACGCCGGTGAGGATCTTTTCCTGTACCGTTATGACGGCGAGGATGGGGGCGATGAAGCCGAAAGTGCAGGACCCCGACAGCACGCCGTAGGCCAGCCCGATGACGAAGGCGCCGGACATCCCCTTCAGCTTCAGCCTGGCCATCAATCCGCCGGACAGGGCGCACCGGGACACGCCGAGCATGTCCAGGGCGACCCAGAGGAGCACCAGCCCCACGACGATGGTCCAGTAAGGCCCCACATCGCCGAGCATGCGGCCCAGCAGTGAACAGACCACGCCGATGGCCGCGATGGTGATGAACAGGCCGGAGGTGAACAGCAGGGCGTAGACCGAGGCCTGTCTCCCCTCGATGACCTTGTCCTGGCCCGCCACGTATCCCACGATAAGCGGGATGGACGCCAGATGGCAGGGGCTGAACAGGACGCTGACCATACCCCAGAGAAAGCACCCGATCGCGCCGAGCAGCACCCCGCCCGTCATCCATTGGTTGATGAGGATGAATACCTGGTCCATGTGAAACTATTCAACGCCCAGCTCGGCCAGCTTGGCGACGATGCTCTGCTTGTCCAGATAACCGACGTGCCTATACCGTTCCTTGCCCTGCGTGTCGTAGAATATCTGCGTCGGTATCGTGGTGACGCCGTATTTGGACGCCTCTGCCCGGTGCTTCCACACGTCGATGAAGGCGATCGCGGCACGCCCTTCGTACTCCGTGGACAATTCCTCGATGATAGGGGTCATCATCTTGCAGGGGATGCAGGAATGCGCGCCGATGTCCACCATGGTGATCATTCCCGCTATGGGCATGGAGTGGGGCTCGCCGGAAATAAGTTCGGCCGCCGGGACCGGCGCGCCGGGCTCCTGCGCTCCGGCAGGGGCGGCGGAAAGGGCCATGCACACCAGGAGAAACAAGCAAACCGGGATCGCAATTCTTTGTACCACAAGTCGTATCCTTTCTGGGGTTGGTTGCCTAGCCGGCAGCCGCATTGCCGGACAATGGAGCCGGGCTCGGCCGTCGGAGGTAAGTTCATATTCCGTTCATCCTGCAGCGTGTTGCGGATTACATTTGGCGTTTTCTTCAACTGTTGTTGTAAAAAAAAGACCGGTTCAGGGTGTCGCCCCTCTTGCCGGTCCCTGCTTCAGGGGGGTCACTTCCCGGCGCCTCCGGCGTGCTCCGCTGCCAGCATGCGCCGGAACGCCTCGGCCGCGTCGCGGACCAGTCCGGCGCTCTCGAAGACCGCCGTGGCGAAACCCACCGGGGCCGTGCCGGGCGCGGTGATCACCCGGTTGTCGGTGACCGCCTCGGGCGCGGGCTGGAACAGTTCCGAACCGGCGTAGCCCGGCGCGTGGCGGTGGAGATAGTCCGCGTCGTTTGAGGTGTGCCGGACGTTGTCCAGAAGCCCGGCCCTGGCCAGGGCCAGCGTGCCGCCGCAGATGCCCGCCACGACCCCGCCGCGCGAATGGTGGGCCAGGAGCAGGTCGTCGAGGACCGGGGCGTCGTCGGTCTCCCAGATGGTTCCGCCGATGACGGCGATCACCCCGGGCGACCATGCGCGGATCGCCTCCACCCCTTCCGGGATGTCGGCCGACAGGCCGCCCATGGAGCGGATTTCGCCCGCCGTCGGCGCGAAAAAACGGATGTCCAGGCCGTAGAACGGCCCGCCCGCCCCGGCGATGAGGCCGTATTCC
Proteins encoded:
- a CDS encoding zinc-ribbon domain-containing protein, whose protein sequence is MITCTKCGTKSSDDTLACPKCGNKLQSSRRAAPDNGARTDAPLEPFRHHGVPGDLMRSLKRMLEAWAYVLILAGVAASCIVYRIWWPLYPAVAFIALLLWLRKV
- a CDS encoding CTP synthase C-terminal region-related (seleno)protein, whose protein sequence is MKKVALIAEYDPSFEPHVATERALRHSADGAGLEIKGDWISTEDLGPELYSEYQGLWIGPGSPYRNMRKTLEVIRYARENDVPLLGTCGGFQHVILEIARNMLGFKEAEHAEYDPYASDLFISELACSLAGREMALSLTQGSRAAALYGSTRTTERYYCNFGVNPAYVEELKKAPIRVSGSDAEGEIRVVEIPAHRFFIATLFVPQARSTRSCPHPLVDGFVKAVSAPLTRFS
- a CDS encoding LysR family transcriptional regulator yields the protein MLPDLNRLKVFHFIFTEKSVAGAARKLHVSPSAVSQALNKLEGEMDVVLFTRSPSALVPTYAGEQLARMIGPFLRDLDTGVARLQQARQVPSGMLRIGSPIEFGNAYLPAIMAGFRESYPEVTFTLKLADTAELLSMVRNGVVDFGLVDDFFLRDRLEGGMGPCAAEPLIDEEVVLACSREYYEKAIAGDHSFAHLAGREFVAYRESSLTLAGWFLHHFGKPCAGLNRVLFADSHQAIISGIRAHLGLGVIASHLVRKELAAGSIVPIRTGAREIVNTISLAQLLDKIPNLTERTFLGYLRNDVFGPDGLLDFSGAA
- the purU gene encoding formyltetrahydrofolate deformylase produces the protein MTESKESTVRLLITCPDQPGIVAAVSGYLHRKNANIIHSDQHSTDPEGGRFFMRNEFFLPGLDMDGLDELRREFAEEVTNGFVMDWSLNPVWVPKKMVILCSKVDHALMELLWRWKRGDLETEVAMVISNHPTLRREVENFDVPFHHVPVGPSLRDKVSAEDAMIELMDGQADLIVLARYMQILTSDFVKRFANRIINIHHSFLPAFVGADPYRRAHERGVKLIGATAHYVTEKLDEGPIIEQDVIRVTHSHDVDDLKRLGGDIERHVLARAVKWHLEDRVIVDGNKTIVFRR
- a CDS encoding D-sedoheptulose 7-phosphate isomerase, which codes for MSESALQKVMDHASAGLAARKAFFDTKAELVVEIARAMAVCLAGGGKVMFCGNGGSAADSQHLAAEFTNRFRMERPPLPGLALTTDTSALTAIGNDYSFDEVFSKQLLALGRPGDILVGFSTSGTSTNIIRAMREAKRNDIVTVGMTGQSGAEMASVSDFLVTVPSGDTAVIQEIHIAAGHMFCHLVDHFLFEAVAELTPYLPEPRG
- a CDS encoding cytochrome c biogenesis CcdA family protein, which translates into the protein MDQVFILINQWMTGGVLLGAIGCFLWGMVSVLFSPCHLASIPLIVGYVAGQDKVIEGRQASVYALLFTSGLFITIAAIGVVCSLLGRMLGDVGPYWTIVVGLVLLWVALDMLGVSRCALSGGLMARLKLKGMSGAFVIGLAYGVLSGSCTFGFIAPILAVITVQEKILTGVVFILLFATGHCIPIAVAGGSTAMVKKLLANSAWQRGGMVFRRLAGGLIALLGLYFIAQPFFGAA
- a CDS encoding thioredoxin family protein: MALSAAPAGAQEPGAPVPAAELISGEPHSMPIAGMITMVDIGAHSCIPCKMMTPIIEELSTEYEGRAAIAFIDVWKHRAEASKYGVTTIPTQIFYDTQGKERYRHVGYLDKQSIVAKLAELGVE
- a CDS encoding DJ-1/PfpI family protein, with amino-acid sequence MKKVAIILTQGFADWEYGLIAGAGGPFYGLDIRFFAPTAGEIRSMGGLSADIPEGVEAIRAWSPGVIAVIGGTIWETDDAPVLDDLLLAHHSRGGVVAGICGGTLALARAGLLDNVRHTSNDADYLHRHAPGYAGSELFQPAPEAVTDNRVITAPGTAPVGFATAVFESAGLVRDAAEAFRRMLAAEHAGGAGK